A single window of Dehalococcoidia bacterium DNA harbors:
- the otsB gene encoding trehalose-phosphatase, translated as MASGASAPRRAAGASQPVAEVLARCLEALSHRPNALVCDIDGTISRIVPRPEDATVSPRVTEALENLVGALDLVAVITARQAALARRMVGADGVEYVGNYGLPAGADVHGADSIKAARRVVLPLLAGLPCVTVEDKGVAFSLHYRNCDQPEAVRERLLSLAAPVAEATGTRLLEGKRVIEFVPGALPDKHSAFLALTEARGIRGLVYLGDDLSDIPVFGEIKGRRAEGVMDAVAVVVRDNETDPSVAEAADLAVEGVDAVEELLGALARELSRSGG; from the coding sequence ATGGCAAGCGGAGCCTCGGCACCCCGGCGCGCCGCCGGTGCATCGCAACCGGTCGCGGAGGTGCTCGCCCGTTGCCTGGAAGCGCTGTCCCACAGGCCAAATGCCCTCGTGTGTGACATAGACGGCACGATCAGCCGTATCGTCCCCCGGCCCGAGGACGCGACGGTCTCGCCGCGCGTCACTGAGGCCCTCGAGAACCTGGTCGGGGCGCTGGACCTGGTCGCGGTAATAACGGCGCGGCAGGCCGCGCTCGCCAGGCGCATGGTCGGGGCTGATGGCGTCGAGTACGTGGGTAACTACGGCCTGCCGGCCGGCGCGGACGTCCACGGCGCGGACTCGATCAAAGCCGCGCGCCGCGTCGTCTTGCCTCTGCTCGCCGGCCTGCCCTGCGTGACCGTGGAAGACAAGGGGGTTGCCTTCTCCCTGCACTATCGTAACTGTGACCAACCCGAAGCGGTGCGCGAACGACTTCTCTCGCTTGCCGCGCCGGTAGCCGAGGCGACCGGTACCCGGCTCCTGGAGGGGAAGCGGGTCATCGAGTTCGTGCCCGGCGCGCTGCCCGACAAGCACAGCGCCTTCCTGGCGTTGACGGAGGCAAGGGGCATCCGCGGTCTGGTTTATCTGGGCGACGACCTCTCCGACATTCCGGTCTTCGGCGAGATAAAGGGGCGTCGCGCGGAAGGCGTCATGGACGCCGTGGCGGTCGTCGTGCGCGACAACGAGACGGACCCATCGGTGGCGGAAGCGGCGGACCTGGCCGTGGAGGGCGTGGACGCCGTGGAGGAGTTGCTGGGGGCGCTTGCCCGTGAGCTGTCCAGGAGTGGGGGTTAG
- a CDS encoding DRTGG domain-containing protein — protein sequence MPLLQVLSSKPRTGKTTVAVALAQGLAGAGSRVQLLRIGDSEAARADAETFATLGFAAVPAPVKRADAKPAPGHLAVVELDGADEPLDAPAVVVVRGGPGPEDEALGERLGQRLLGTVATVVPPGDVEAVARSLTNAGLRPLAILPEDFRLAAPLVEDLRHALAADVLYEGENLRMPVEHLLVAPVYTDGAKLHFRRFPGTRAVLTPSYKTDLILAAIEAEAAAVVITGGHQPSPYVIDRAQGEPVTLLLAQHQTPAAVAALSDVWTKGAFSGDSKVEAVRELLSGRIDWANLLKKIQ from the coding sequence ATGCCGCTCCTGCAGGTGCTTTCTAGCAAGCCCAGAACTGGCAAGACCACGGTTGCCGTTGCCCTGGCCCAGGGCCTCGCCGGCGCGGGCAGCCGCGTCCAACTCCTGCGCATCGGAGACTCGGAGGCGGCGCGTGCTGACGCGGAGACCTTTGCCACACTTGGGTTCGCCGCGGTGCCAGCGCCGGTGAAGCGCGCGGACGCGAAGCCCGCGCCCGGACACCTGGCGGTCGTGGAGCTTGACGGGGCGGACGAACCACTCGATGCGCCGGCGGTCGTCGTGGTCCGCGGCGGCCCCGGCCCGGAGGACGAAGCGCTGGGCGAGCGCCTCGGCCAGCGTCTGCTGGGCACCGTAGCCACCGTGGTGCCGCCCGGGGACGTCGAGGCAGTCGCCCGCTCGCTGACCAATGCGGGCTTGCGGCCTCTGGCCATACTGCCGGAGGACTTCCGCCTCGCGGCGCCCTTGGTCGAAGACCTGCGGCATGCCCTCGCGGCCGATGTCCTGTACGAGGGCGAGAACCTGCGCATGCCGGTCGAGCATCTGCTCGTGGCGCCGGTCTACACGGACGGCGCCAAGCTCCACTTTCGCCGGTTCCCTGGTACCCGCGCCGTCCTCACCCCCTCCTACAAGACGGACCTTATCCTGGCCGCAATCGAGGCAGAGGCAGCGGCGGTGGTCATCACCGGCGGCCACCAGCCCAGTCCCTATGTCATCGATCGCGCCCAGGGCGAGCCTGTCACTCTCCTCCTCGCGCAGCACCAGACGCCGGCGGCTGTGGCCGCCCTGAGCGATGTCTGGACGAAGGGCGCCTTCTCCGGCGATTCGAAAGTCGAGGCGGTGCGCGAGCTACTCTCCGGCCGCATCGACTGGGCTAATCTCCTCAAGAAAATCCAGTGA